In Mucilaginibacter celer, one DNA window encodes the following:
- a CDS encoding metallophosphoesterase family protein, with the protein MERRSALKNIGGLLLAPSLALGNNTIKPGKPALRIAHITDVHLKDKFDAPARFTRCLHHLQQQTPKVDMVLNGGDIVFDMNKENIGTINDQWKLMHHLMKNECSLPVHYCLGNHDIWWYEDDKGQAIYGKKYSMDQLQLAKPYYSMVKNGWKIIILDSVHLDIDNTWYIGKLGDEQMNWLSDELKATDKNMPVMVMTHIPILTALLMIEDDIVNKWTMLGGDMHTDTAKIINLFYQHPNVKLCVSGHLHMRDKVIYNNVTYLCNGAVSGAWWEGNRRETAPGYGLIDLYPDGTFNESYVNY; encoded by the coding sequence ATGGAAAGAAGATCGGCATTAAAAAATATAGGCGGCCTGTTGCTGGCCCCTTCACTGGCCCTTGGCAATAACACTATAAAACCGGGAAAACCGGCGCTTCGTATAGCCCACATTACCGATGTACACCTTAAAGATAAGTTTGACGCTCCTGCCCGCTTTACCCGCTGCCTGCATCATTTGCAGCAGCAAACTCCAAAAGTAGACATGGTACTAAACGGAGGCGATATTGTTTTTGACATGAACAAGGAAAACATCGGCACCATTAATGATCAATGGAAGCTGATGCACCATCTAATGAAAAACGAATGCAGTCTGCCGGTGCACTACTGCCTGGGTAATCATGATATATGGTGGTACGAAGACGATAAGGGCCAGGCCATCTACGGTAAAAAATACTCGATGGACCAGCTGCAACTGGCAAAACCCTATTACAGTATGGTGAAAAATGGCTGGAAAATCATCATCCTGGATAGCGTTCACCTGGATATTGATAATACCTGGTACATAGGGAAATTAGGCGATGAGCAAATGAACTGGCTGAGTGATGAGTTAAAGGCCACAGATAAAAACATGCCGGTAATGGTAATGACACATATCCCGATATTAACCGCTTTGTTGATGATTGAGGATGATATAGTGAACAAATGGACTATGCTTGGCGGCGATATGCATACCGATACCGCTAAAATTATCAACCTGTTTTACCAGCACCCCAATGTAAAGCTTTGTGTAAGCGGCCACCTGCACATGCGCGATAAGGTGATTTACAATAATGTTACCTACCTGTGCAATGGCGCAGTATCCGGCGCCTGGTGGGAAGGCAACCGCCGCGAAACCGCCCCGGGTTATGGCCTTATCGATTTGTATCCCGATGGTACTTTTAACGAAAGTTACGTTAATTACTGA